The proteins below are encoded in one region of Vulpes lagopus strain Blue_001 chromosome 10, ASM1834538v1, whole genome shotgun sequence:
- the KDM6B gene encoding lysine-specific demethylase 6B isoform X4: protein MHRAVDPPGARAAREAFALGGLSCAGAWSSCPPHPPPRSAWLPGGRCSASIGQPPLSAPLPPSHGSSSGHPNKPYYAPGTPTPRPLHGKLESLHGCVQALLREPAQPGLWEQLGQLYESEHDSEEAIRCYHSALRYGGSLAELGPRIGRLQQAQFWNFHAGSCQHRAKVLPPLEQVWNLLHLEHKRSYGAKRGGPPVKRAAEPPVVQPVPPAALSGPSGDEGLSPGGKRRRGCSSEQTGLPPGLPLPPPPLPPPPPPPPPPPPLPGLATSPPFQLTKPGLWSTLHGDVWGPDRKGSVPPERQEQRHPLPHPYPYPVPAYTTHPPGHRLVPAAPPGPGPRPPGAESHGCPPATRPPGSDLRESRVQRSRMDSSVSPAATTACVPYAPSRPPGLPGTTTSSSSSSSSSSSSSSSSSNTGLRGAEPNPGIPGADHYQTPALDISSHQGRLGPSAHSSRKPFLAAPAATPHLSLPPGPPSPPPPPCPRLLRPPPPPAWLKGPACRAAREDGEILEELFFGAEGRPRPPPPPLPHREGFLGPPAPRFSVGTQDSHTPPTPPATSSSSSNHGSHSSSPTGPLSFPPPPYLARSLDPLPRPPSPTLSPQDPPLAPLTLALPPAPPSSCHQNTSGSFRRPESPRPRVSFPKTPEVGPGPSPGPLNKAPQPVPPRVGELPARGPRLFDFPPTPLEDQFEEPAEFKILPDGLANIMKMLDESIRKEEEQQQQEAGVGPPPPLKEPFPSLQPSFPSDTAPATTAVTATTTTATQEEEKKPPPVLPPPPPLAKFPTPQPQPPPPPPLPPAASPASLLKSLASVLEGQKYCYRGTGAAVATRPGPLPTTQYSPGPPSGATALPPASAAPSARGSPQPSASSSSQFSTSGGPWARERRAGEEPARGPTAPAPLPPPPPPLPLPPARSESEVLEEISRACETLVERVGRSTADLAGPVDTAGPVDSGTERLLPPAQAREEGGGAVAAAGPGSGKRRQKEHQKEHQKEHRRHRRACKDSTGRRPREGRVKTKAKAPKEKSRRVLGNLDLQSEEIQGREKARPDLGGASKAKPPAAPAPPPAPAPAAQPAPPSAPTPGKKAREEAPGPPGVSRADMLKLRSLSEGPPKELKIRLIKVESGDKETFIASEVEERRLRMADLTISHCAADVVRASKNAKVKGKFRESYLSPAQSVKPKINTEEKLPREKLNPPTPSIYLESKRDAFSPVLLQFCTDPRNPITVIRGLAGSLRLNLGLFSTKTLVEASGEHTVEVRTQVQQPSDENWDLTGTRQIWPCESSRSHTTIAKYAQYQASSFQESLQEEKESEDEESEEPDSTTGTLPSSAPDPKNHHIIKFGTNIDLSDAKRWKPQLQELLKLPAFMRVTSTGNMLSHVGHTILGMNTVQLYMKVPGSRTPGHQENNNFCSVNINIGPGDCEWFAVHEHYWETISAFCDRHGVDYLTGSWWPILDDLYASNIPVYRFVQRPGDLVWINAGTVHWVQATGWCNNIAWNVGPLTAYQYQLALERYEWNEVKNVKSIVPMIHVSWNVARTVKISDPDLFRMIKFCLLQSMKHCQVQRESLVRAGKKIAYQGRVKDEPAYYCNECDVEVFNILFVTSENGSRNTYLVHCEACARRRSAGLQGVVVLEQYRTEELAQAYDAFTLAPASTSR, encoded by the exons ATGCATCGGGCAGTGGACCCTCCAGGGGCCCGCGCTGCACGGGAAGCCTTTGCCCTTGGGGGCTTGAGCTGTGCTGGGGCCTGGAGCTCCTGCCCGCCCCATCCCCCTCCTCGTAGCGCATGGCTGCCTGGAGGCAG GTGCTCTGCCAGCATCGGGCAGCCCCCACTCTCTGCTCCCCTACCCCCTTCACATGGCAGTAGCTCTGGGCACCCCAACAAACCGTATTATGCTCCAGG GACCCCCACCCCGAGACCCCTCCATGGGAAGCTGGAATCTCTGCATGGCTGCGTGCAGGCATTGCTCCGAGAGCCAGCTCAGCCAGGGCTGTGGGAGCAGCTTGGGCAGCTGTACGAGTCTGAGCACGATAGTGAAGAGGCCATTCGCTGCTACCACAGCGCCCTTCGATACGGAGGAAGCTTGGCTGAGTTGGGGCCCCGCATCGGGCGACTACAGCAG GCCCAGTTCTGGAACTTTCATGCTGGTTCCTGCCAGCACCGAGCCAAGGTCCTGCCCCCACTGGAGCAAGTGTGGAACTTGCTGCACCTCGAG CACAAGCGGAGCTATGGGGCCAAGCGGGGAGGCCCCCCAGTGAAGCGAGCTGCTGAACCCCCTGTGGTACAGCCCGTGCCTCCCGCAGCGCTCTCAGGCCCCTCGGGGGACGAGGGCCTCAGTCCTGGAGGCAAGCGCAGGAGAGGCTGTAGCTCAGAGCAG ACTGGCCTTCCCCCAGGGCTGCCGTTGCctccaccaccactgccaccgccgccaccaccgccaccgccccccccacccctgcctggccTAGCCACTAGCCCTCCATTTCAGCTGACCAAGCCAGGACTGTGGAGCACCCTGCATGGAGACGTCTGGGGCCCTGACCGCAAGGGTTCGGTGCCCCCAGAGCGCCAG GAACAGCGGCACCCGCTGCCCCACCCGTATCCATACCCAGTTCCGGCCTACACCACGCACCCCCCTGGCCACCGGCTGGTCCCGGCTGcacccccaggccccggcccccgccccccaggagcAGAGAGCCATGGCTGCCCGCCTGCCACCCGTCCCCCCGGAAGTGACCTTAGAGAGAGCAGAGTTCAGAGGTCGCGGATGGACTCCAGCGTTTCACCAGCAGCAACCACCGCCTGCGTGCCTTACGCCCCTTCCCGGCCCCCTGGCCTCCCcggcaccaccaccagcagcagcagtagcagcagcagcagcagcagcagcagcagcagcagcagcaacaccgGTCTCCGGGGCGCGGAGCCGAACCCAGGCATC CCCGGCGCTGACCATTACCAAACTCCCGCGCTGGACATCTCCTCCCACCAAGGCCGCCTGGGGCCCTCGGCGCACAGCAGTCGGAAACCGTTCCTGGCGGCTCCCGCTGCCACTCCTCACCTGTCCCTGCCACCTGGACCCCCGTCACCTCCTCCACCACCCTGTCCCCGCCTCCTACGccccccaccacctcctgccTGGCTGAAGGGCCCGGCCTGCCGGGCAGCCCGCGAGGATGGGGAGATCTTAGAGGAGCTCTTCTTTGGGGCTGAGGgacgcccccgccctcccccaccacccctcccccaccgcgAGGGCTTCTTGGGGCCTCCGGCTCCCCGCTTTTCTGTGGGCACTCAGGATTCTcacacccctcccacccccccagccaccagcagcagcagcagcaaccaTGGCAGCCACAGCAGCAGCCCTACGGGGCCTTTGTCCTTCCCTCCGCCTCCCTATCTGGCCAGAAGTTTGGACCCCCTTCcgcggccccccagccccacactgAGCCCCCAGGACCCACCTCTTGCACCCTTGACTCttgccctgcctccagctcctccctcctcctgccaccaAAATACCTCAGGAAGCTTCAGGCGCCCGGAGAGCCCTCGGCCCAGGGTCTCCTTCCCAAAGACCCCCGAGGTGGGGCCGGGGCCATCCCCAGGCCCACTGAATAAAGCCCCCCAGCCTGTGCCGCCCAGGGTTGGGGAGCTGCCTGCCCGAGGCCCACGGCTCTTCGATTTTCCCCCTACCCCGCTGGAGGACCAGTTTGAGGAGCCGGCTGAATTCAAGATCCTCCCTGACGGGCTGGCCAACATCATGAAGATGCTGGACGAATCCATTcgcaaggaggaggagcagcagcaacaGGAGGCAGGCgtgggccccccgcccccgctgaaGGAGCCCTTTCCATCTCTGCAGCCTTCATTCCCCAGTGACACAGCCCCAGCCACCACGGCAGTCACCgctaccaccaccactgccacccaggaagaagagaagaagccaCCACCAGTCCTGCCACCGCCGCCGCCTCTTGCGAAGTTCCCaacgccccagccccagcccccaccgccacccccgcTACCCCCAGCAGCCAGCCCAGCCAGCCTGCTCAAATCCTTGGCCTCCGTGCTGGAGGGACAGAAGTACTGTTATCGGGGGACTGGAGCAGCTGTTGCCACCCGGCCCGGGCCCTTGCCCACCACGCAGTATTCCCCCGGCCCCCCGTCAGGTGCTACCGCCCTGCCGCCTGCCTCGGCGGCCCCCAGCGCCCGGGGCTCCCCGCAGCCCTCTGCTTCCTCGTCATCTCAGTTCTCTACCTCAGGCGGGCCCTGGGCCCGGGAGCGCAGGGCGGGCGAAGAGCCAGCCCGAggccccacagcccctgccccactgccgccgccgcccccacccctgcctctgcctcctgctcgATCTGAGTCTGAGGTGCTAGAAGAGATCAGTCGGGCTTGTGAGACCCTCGTGGAACGGGTGGGCCGGAGCACTGCAGACCTGGCCGGCCCGGTGGACACGGCAGGCCCGGTGGACAGTGGGACAGAGCGGCTGTTGCCTCCTGCCCAGGCCCGGGAGGAGGGTGGCggggcagtggcagcagcaggaCCTGGCAGTGGCAAGCGGCGGCAGAAGGAGCATCAGAAGGAGCACCAGAAGGAGCACCGGCGGCACCGGCGAGCCTGTAAGGACAGCACAGGTCGGCGGCCCCGAGAGGGCAGAGTGAAGACCAAGGCCAAGGCCCCCAAAGAAAAGAGCCGCCGGGTGCTGGGCAACCTGGACCTGCAGAGCGAGGAGATCCAGGGGCGTGAGAAGGCTCGGCCTGATCTCGGCGGGGCCTCCAAGGCCAAACcacccgcagccccggcccctccGCCAgctcctgcacctgctgcccagcCCGCACCGCCCTCCGCTCCCACCCCCGGGAAAAAGGCCCGGGAGGAAGCCCCGGGGCCGCCTGGGGTCAGCCGGGCTGACATGCTGAAGCTGCGCTCGCTTAGTGAGGGGCCCCCCAAGGAGCTAAAGATCCGCCTCATCAAGGTGGAGAGCGGTGACAAGGAGACCTTTATTGCCTCTGAGGTGGAAGAGCGGAGGCTGCGCATGGCAGACCTTACCATCAGCCACTGCGCTGCCGACGTCGTGCGGGCCAGCAA GAACGCCAAGGTGAAAGGGAAGTTTCGAGAGTCCTACCTTTCCCCCGCCCAGTCTGTGAAACCCAAGATCAACACTGAGGAGAAGCTACCCCGGGAAAAACtcaacccacccacccccagcatctAT CTGGAGAGCAAACGGGACGCCTTCTCACCCGTGCTACTGCAGTTCTGTACGGACCCTCGAAATCCCATCACCGTGATCCGGGGCCTGGCGGGCTCCCTGCGGCTCA ACTTGGGCCTCTTCTCCACCAAGACGCTGGTGGAGGCAAGCGGCGAGCACACGGTGGAGGTGCGCACGCAGGTGCAGCAGCCCTCCGATGAGAACTGGGATCTGACGGGCACGCGGCAGATCTGGCCCTGCGAGAGCTCCCGTTCCCACACCACCATTGCCAAGTATGCGCAGTACCAGGCCTCGTCCTTTCAGGAGTCCCTGCAG gaggagaaggagagtgaggatgaggaatctgaggaGCCCGACAGCACCACAGGAACCCTTCCCAG CAGCGCACCGGACCCGAAGAACCATCACATCATCAAGTTTGGCACCAACATCGACCTGTCTGATGCCAAGAG GTGGAAGCCccagctgcaggagctgctcaagCTGCCCGCTTTCATGCGGGTCACATCCACCGGCAACATGCTGAGCCACGTGGGCCACACCATCCTGGGCATGAACACCGTGCAGCTGTACATGAAGGTCCCTGGCAGTCGAACTCCAG GCCACCAGGAGAACAACAACTTCTGCTCCGTCAACATCAACATCGGGCCAGGCGACTGCGAGTGGTTCGCTGTGCACGAACACTACTGGGAGACCATCAGCGCCTTCTGCGACCG GCACGGCGTGGACTACCTGACCGGTTCCTGGTGGCCAATCCTGGATGACCTCTATGCTTCCAACATCCCTGTGTACCGCTTCGTGCAGCGCCCTGGAGACCTCGTGTGGATTAATGCGGGCACCGTGCACTGGGTGCAGGCTACTGGCTGGTGCAACAACATCGCCTGGAACGTGGGGCCCCTCACCG CCTATCAGTACCAGCTGGCCCTGGAACGATACGAGTGGAACGAGGTGAAGAACGTCAAATCCATCGTGCCCATGATTCACGTATCCTGGAATGTGGCTCGTACGGTCAAAATCAGCGACCCGGACTTGTTCAGGATGATCAA GTTCTGCCTCCTGCAGTCCATGAAGCACTGCCAGGTGCAACGCGAGAGCCTGGTGCGGGCTGGGAAGAAGATCGCCTACCAGGGCCGGGTCAAGGATGAGCCCGCCTACTACTGCAACGAGTGCGAC GTGGAGGTGTTCAACATCCTGTTTGTGACGAGCGAGAACGGCAGCCGCAACACGTACCTCGTGCACTGCGAGGCCTGTGCGCGGCGCCGCAGTGCGGGCCTACAGGGCGTGGTCGTGCTGGAGCAGTACCGCACTGAGGAGCTGGCGCAGGCCTACGACGCCTTCACGCTG GCCCCCGCCAGCACGTCGCGATGA
- the KDM6B gene encoding lysine-specific demethylase 6B isoform X1 yields MHRAVDPPGARAAREAFALGGLSCAGAWSSCPPHPPPRSAWLPGGRCSASIGQPPLSAPLPPSHGSSSGHPNKPYYAPGTPTPRPLHGKLESLHGCVQALLREPAQPGLWEQLGQLYESEHDSEEAIRCYHSALRYGGSLAELGPRIGRLQQAQFWNFHAGSCQHRAKVLPPLEQVWNLLHLEHKRSYGAKRGGPPVKRAAEPPVVQPVPPAALSGPSGDEGLSPGGKRRRGCSSEQTGLPPGLPLPPPPLPPPPPPPPPPPPLPGLATSPPFQLTKPGLWSTLHGDVWGPDRKGSVPPERQEQRHPLPHPYPYPVPAYTTHPPGHRLVPAAPPGPGPRPPGAESHGCPPATRPPGSDLRESRVQRSRMDSSVSPAATTACVPYAPSRPPGLPGTTTSSSSSSSSSSSSSSSSSNTGLRGAEPNPGIPGADHYQTPALDISSHQGRLGPSAHSSRKPFLAAPAATPHLSLPPGPPSPPPPPCPRLLRPPPPPAWLKGPACRAAREDGEILEELFFGAEGRPRPPPPPLPHREGFLGPPAPRFSVGTQDSHTPPTPPATSSSSSNHGSHSSSPTGPLSFPPPPYLARSLDPLPRPPSPTLSPQDPPLAPLTLALPPAPPSSCHQNTSGSFRRPESPRPRVSFPKTPEVGPGPSPGPLNKAPQPVPPRVGELPARGPRLFDFPPTPLEDQFEEPAEFKILPDGLANIMKMLDESIRKEEEQQQQEAGVGPPPPLKEPFPSLQPSFPSDTAPATTAVTATTTTATQEEEKKPPPVLPPPPPLAKFPTPQPQPPPPPPLPPAASPASLLKSLASVLEGQKYCYRGTGAAVATRPGPLPTTQYSPGPPSGATALPPASAAPSARGSPQPSASSSSQFSTSGGPWARERRAGEEPARGPTAPAPLPPPPPPLPLPPARSESEVLEEISRACETLVERVGRSTADLAGPVDTAGPVDSGTERLLPPAQAREEGGGAVAAAGPGSGKRRQKEHQKEHQKEHRRHRRACKDSTGRRPREGRVKTKAKAPKEKSRRVLGNLDLQSEEIQGREKARPDLGGASKAKPPAAPAPPPAPAPAAQPAPPSAPTPGKKAREEAPGPPGVSRADMLKLRSLSEGPPKELKIRLIKVESGDKETFIASEVEERRLRMADLTISHCAADVVRASKNAKVKGKFRESYLSPAQSVKPKINTEEKLPREKLNPPTPSIYLESKRDAFSPVLLQFCTDPRNPITVIRGLAGSLRLNLGLFSTKTLVEASGEHTVEVRTQVQQPSDENWDLTGTRQIWPCESSRSHTTIAKYAQYQASSFQESLQEEKESEDEESEEPDSTTGTLPSSAPDPKNHHIIKFGTNIDLSDAKRWKPQLQELLKLPAFMRVTSTGNMLSHVGHTILGMNTVQLYMKVPGSRTPGHQENNNFCSVNINIGPGDCEWFAVHEHYWETISAFCDRHGVDYLTGSWWPILDDLYASNIPVYRFVQRPGDLVWINAGTVHWVQATGWCNNIAWNVGPLTAYQYQLALERYEWNEVKNVKSIVPMIHVSWNVARTVKISDPDLFRMIKFCLLQSMKHCQVQRESLVRAGKKIAYQGRVKDEPAYYCNECDVEVFNILFVTSENGSRNTYLVHCEACARRRSAGLQGVVVLEQYRTEELAQAYDAFTLQQTQGPGSGGGGGHIRVPSRLPAARPPGTDARGSCMYIDVTAAEVFMRFFLWALPLPQNLLFYFQC; encoded by the exons ATGCATCGGGCAGTGGACCCTCCAGGGGCCCGCGCTGCACGGGAAGCCTTTGCCCTTGGGGGCTTGAGCTGTGCTGGGGCCTGGAGCTCCTGCCCGCCCCATCCCCCTCCTCGTAGCGCATGGCTGCCTGGAGGCAG GTGCTCTGCCAGCATCGGGCAGCCCCCACTCTCTGCTCCCCTACCCCCTTCACATGGCAGTAGCTCTGGGCACCCCAACAAACCGTATTATGCTCCAGG GACCCCCACCCCGAGACCCCTCCATGGGAAGCTGGAATCTCTGCATGGCTGCGTGCAGGCATTGCTCCGAGAGCCAGCTCAGCCAGGGCTGTGGGAGCAGCTTGGGCAGCTGTACGAGTCTGAGCACGATAGTGAAGAGGCCATTCGCTGCTACCACAGCGCCCTTCGATACGGAGGAAGCTTGGCTGAGTTGGGGCCCCGCATCGGGCGACTACAGCAG GCCCAGTTCTGGAACTTTCATGCTGGTTCCTGCCAGCACCGAGCCAAGGTCCTGCCCCCACTGGAGCAAGTGTGGAACTTGCTGCACCTCGAG CACAAGCGGAGCTATGGGGCCAAGCGGGGAGGCCCCCCAGTGAAGCGAGCTGCTGAACCCCCTGTGGTACAGCCCGTGCCTCCCGCAGCGCTCTCAGGCCCCTCGGGGGACGAGGGCCTCAGTCCTGGAGGCAAGCGCAGGAGAGGCTGTAGCTCAGAGCAG ACTGGCCTTCCCCCAGGGCTGCCGTTGCctccaccaccactgccaccgccgccaccaccgccaccgccccccccacccctgcctggccTAGCCACTAGCCCTCCATTTCAGCTGACCAAGCCAGGACTGTGGAGCACCCTGCATGGAGACGTCTGGGGCCCTGACCGCAAGGGTTCGGTGCCCCCAGAGCGCCAG GAACAGCGGCACCCGCTGCCCCACCCGTATCCATACCCAGTTCCGGCCTACACCACGCACCCCCCTGGCCACCGGCTGGTCCCGGCTGcacccccaggccccggcccccgccccccaggagcAGAGAGCCATGGCTGCCCGCCTGCCACCCGTCCCCCCGGAAGTGACCTTAGAGAGAGCAGAGTTCAGAGGTCGCGGATGGACTCCAGCGTTTCACCAGCAGCAACCACCGCCTGCGTGCCTTACGCCCCTTCCCGGCCCCCTGGCCTCCCcggcaccaccaccagcagcagcagtagcagcagcagcagcagcagcagcagcagcagcagcagcaacaccgGTCTCCGGGGCGCGGAGCCGAACCCAGGCATC CCCGGCGCTGACCATTACCAAACTCCCGCGCTGGACATCTCCTCCCACCAAGGCCGCCTGGGGCCCTCGGCGCACAGCAGTCGGAAACCGTTCCTGGCGGCTCCCGCTGCCACTCCTCACCTGTCCCTGCCACCTGGACCCCCGTCACCTCCTCCACCACCCTGTCCCCGCCTCCTACGccccccaccacctcctgccTGGCTGAAGGGCCCGGCCTGCCGGGCAGCCCGCGAGGATGGGGAGATCTTAGAGGAGCTCTTCTTTGGGGCTGAGGgacgcccccgccctcccccaccacccctcccccaccgcgAGGGCTTCTTGGGGCCTCCGGCTCCCCGCTTTTCTGTGGGCACTCAGGATTCTcacacccctcccacccccccagccaccagcagcagcagcagcaaccaTGGCAGCCACAGCAGCAGCCCTACGGGGCCTTTGTCCTTCCCTCCGCCTCCCTATCTGGCCAGAAGTTTGGACCCCCTTCcgcggccccccagccccacactgAGCCCCCAGGACCCACCTCTTGCACCCTTGACTCttgccctgcctccagctcctccctcctcctgccaccaAAATACCTCAGGAAGCTTCAGGCGCCCGGAGAGCCCTCGGCCCAGGGTCTCCTTCCCAAAGACCCCCGAGGTGGGGCCGGGGCCATCCCCAGGCCCACTGAATAAAGCCCCCCAGCCTGTGCCGCCCAGGGTTGGGGAGCTGCCTGCCCGAGGCCCACGGCTCTTCGATTTTCCCCCTACCCCGCTGGAGGACCAGTTTGAGGAGCCGGCTGAATTCAAGATCCTCCCTGACGGGCTGGCCAACATCATGAAGATGCTGGACGAATCCATTcgcaaggaggaggagcagcagcaacaGGAGGCAGGCgtgggccccccgcccccgctgaaGGAGCCCTTTCCATCTCTGCAGCCTTCATTCCCCAGTGACACAGCCCCAGCCACCACGGCAGTCACCgctaccaccaccactgccacccaggaagaagagaagaagccaCCACCAGTCCTGCCACCGCCGCCGCCTCTTGCGAAGTTCCCaacgccccagccccagcccccaccgccacccccgcTACCCCCAGCAGCCAGCCCAGCCAGCCTGCTCAAATCCTTGGCCTCCGTGCTGGAGGGACAGAAGTACTGTTATCGGGGGACTGGAGCAGCTGTTGCCACCCGGCCCGGGCCCTTGCCCACCACGCAGTATTCCCCCGGCCCCCCGTCAGGTGCTACCGCCCTGCCGCCTGCCTCGGCGGCCCCCAGCGCCCGGGGCTCCCCGCAGCCCTCTGCTTCCTCGTCATCTCAGTTCTCTACCTCAGGCGGGCCCTGGGCCCGGGAGCGCAGGGCGGGCGAAGAGCCAGCCCGAggccccacagcccctgccccactgccgccgccgcccccacccctgcctctgcctcctgctcgATCTGAGTCTGAGGTGCTAGAAGAGATCAGTCGGGCTTGTGAGACCCTCGTGGAACGGGTGGGCCGGAGCACTGCAGACCTGGCCGGCCCGGTGGACACGGCAGGCCCGGTGGACAGTGGGACAGAGCGGCTGTTGCCTCCTGCCCAGGCCCGGGAGGAGGGTGGCggggcagtggcagcagcaggaCCTGGCAGTGGCAAGCGGCGGCAGAAGGAGCATCAGAAGGAGCACCAGAAGGAGCACCGGCGGCACCGGCGAGCCTGTAAGGACAGCACAGGTCGGCGGCCCCGAGAGGGCAGAGTGAAGACCAAGGCCAAGGCCCCCAAAGAAAAGAGCCGCCGGGTGCTGGGCAACCTGGACCTGCAGAGCGAGGAGATCCAGGGGCGTGAGAAGGCTCGGCCTGATCTCGGCGGGGCCTCCAAGGCCAAACcacccgcagccccggcccctccGCCAgctcctgcacctgctgcccagcCCGCACCGCCCTCCGCTCCCACCCCCGGGAAAAAGGCCCGGGAGGAAGCCCCGGGGCCGCCTGGGGTCAGCCGGGCTGACATGCTGAAGCTGCGCTCGCTTAGTGAGGGGCCCCCCAAGGAGCTAAAGATCCGCCTCATCAAGGTGGAGAGCGGTGACAAGGAGACCTTTATTGCCTCTGAGGTGGAAGAGCGGAGGCTGCGCATGGCAGACCTTACCATCAGCCACTGCGCTGCCGACGTCGTGCGGGCCAGCAA GAACGCCAAGGTGAAAGGGAAGTTTCGAGAGTCCTACCTTTCCCCCGCCCAGTCTGTGAAACCCAAGATCAACACTGAGGAGAAGCTACCCCGGGAAAAACtcaacccacccacccccagcatctAT CTGGAGAGCAAACGGGACGCCTTCTCACCCGTGCTACTGCAGTTCTGTACGGACCCTCGAAATCCCATCACCGTGATCCGGGGCCTGGCGGGCTCCCTGCGGCTCA ACTTGGGCCTCTTCTCCACCAAGACGCTGGTGGAGGCAAGCGGCGAGCACACGGTGGAGGTGCGCACGCAGGTGCAGCAGCCCTCCGATGAGAACTGGGATCTGACGGGCACGCGGCAGATCTGGCCCTGCGAGAGCTCCCGTTCCCACACCACCATTGCCAAGTATGCGCAGTACCAGGCCTCGTCCTTTCAGGAGTCCCTGCAG gaggagaaggagagtgaggatgaggaatctgaggaGCCCGACAGCACCACAGGAACCCTTCCCAG CAGCGCACCGGACCCGAAGAACCATCACATCATCAAGTTTGGCACCAACATCGACCTGTCTGATGCCAAGAG GTGGAAGCCccagctgcaggagctgctcaagCTGCCCGCTTTCATGCGGGTCACATCCACCGGCAACATGCTGAGCCACGTGGGCCACACCATCCTGGGCATGAACACCGTGCAGCTGTACATGAAGGTCCCTGGCAGTCGAACTCCAG GCCACCAGGAGAACAACAACTTCTGCTCCGTCAACATCAACATCGGGCCAGGCGACTGCGAGTGGTTCGCTGTGCACGAACACTACTGGGAGACCATCAGCGCCTTCTGCGACCG GCACGGCGTGGACTACCTGACCGGTTCCTGGTGGCCAATCCTGGATGACCTCTATGCTTCCAACATCCCTGTGTACCGCTTCGTGCAGCGCCCTGGAGACCTCGTGTGGATTAATGCGGGCACCGTGCACTGGGTGCAGGCTACTGGCTGGTGCAACAACATCGCCTGGAACGTGGGGCCCCTCACCG CCTATCAGTACCAGCTGGCCCTGGAACGATACGAGTGGAACGAGGTGAAGAACGTCAAATCCATCGTGCCCATGATTCACGTATCCTGGAATGTGGCTCGTACGGTCAAAATCAGCGACCCGGACTTGTTCAGGATGATCAA GTTCTGCCTCCTGCAGTCCATGAAGCACTGCCAGGTGCAACGCGAGAGCCTGGTGCGGGCTGGGAAGAAGATCGCCTACCAGGGCCGGGTCAAGGATGAGCCCGCCTACTACTGCAACGAGTGCGAC GTGGAGGTGTTCAACATCCTGTTTGTGACGAGCGAGAACGGCAGCCGCAACACGTACCTCGTGCACTGCGAGGCCTGTGCGCGGCGCCGCAGTGCGGGCCTACAGGGCGTGGTCGTGCTGGAGCAGTACCGCACTGAGGAGCTGGCGCAGGCCTACGACGCCTTCACGCTG CAACAGACACAAGGACCAggctccggcggcggcgggggtCACATACGGGTTCCCTCACGCCTGCCAGCCGCCCGACCGCCCGGCACAGATGCACGCGGCTCGTGTATGTACATAGACGTTACGGCAGCCGAGGTTTTCATGAGATTCTTTCTATGGGCTTTacccctcccccagaacctcCTTTTTTACTTCCAATGCTAG